The following are encoded together in the Labrus mixtus chromosome 2, fLabMix1.1, whole genome shotgun sequence genome:
- the marchf1 gene encoding uncharacterized protein marchf1 isoform X1: MPIQQITVVPAKESASSSKSSSRSKDKTEGRKGPGRSGSRSSNISKASNSTTGLATASRTSITPSSQDICSSGQPTLVEDVSESQEHNQQSQNTVMTVASANLGSSAQAQKKQVKRRHRRKRSSCTALEGVETIAKQEQTDRSDVSSDRSERGEKRERPSKNQRELQPRLRSTRPPHSDSSSEEDSWREARSWSKEKARRVRRRSGSSRERDEGDRGKGREDKSDVMELQSMGSDEGKENQPLVEEGGGLKKRHSSRATLKTDFSSRERSQSREKGKSNKPHSQGGSSSLAEDGEELITKKYQEKGSGGGDMSAPSPQKACGVNGSTARYCSDDSEMEVCRICHCEGDDECPLIMPCRCTGSLSFVHQTCLNQWIKSSDTRCCELCKFDFVMETKLKPLRKWERLHMSKSEWRKIFCSVLFHLIAIACMLWSIYILVKRTAEEIRLGKNEELWRVSLLKYSKSDGVLEWPFWTKLIVVAIGFTGGLIFMYIQCKVYLQLWRRLKAFNRIITVQNCPEKGLHVSQAQPNTLTNGRHENVEVPVSAAPSVAPEQTDSDMSVEAAASPDQNPV; the protein is encoded by the exons GGGAGGAAGGGCCCCGGGCGCTCAGGGAGTCGATCCAGCAACATCTCCAAG GCCAGCAACTCTACAACGGGATTAGCTACGGCCTCCAGAACATCAATCACCCCGTCATCCCAGGACATATGCAG ttctGGCCAGCCGACCCTTGTAGAGGATGTTTCTGAGTCGCAAGAACACAACCAGCAATCACAAAACACAGTGATGACAGTTGCCAGCGCAAATCTGGGCTCCTCAGCCCAGGCCCAGAAGAAGCAGGTGAAGCGCCGTCACCGCCGCAAGAGGAGCAGCTGTACTGCCCTCGAAGGCGTGGAAACCATTGCCAAACAGGAGCAGACTGATCGCAGTGATGTCAGCTCCGACCGCAGTGAAAGGGGGGAGAAGAGGGAGCGGCCCTCCAAGAACCAGAGAGAGCTCCAACCTCGCCTGCGCTCCACAAGACCCCCCCATTCCGACTCCAGCTCTGAGGAGGATTCATGGCGTGAGGCCCGCAGCTGGAGCAAAGAGAAAGCCAGGAGAGTGCGCCGCCGCAGCGGGAGCAGTCGAGAAAGGGACGAGGGGGATAGGGGCAAAGGGAGAGAAGACAAATCAGATGTCATGGAGCTGCAGTCCATGGGTTCCGATGAAGGGAAGGAGAACCAACCTCTGGTGGAGGAGGGCGGAGGCCTTAAGAAGCGGCACAGCAGCAGGGCCACGCTAAAGACAGACTTTTCATCCAGAGAACGCTCGCAGAGCAGAGAAAAGGGGAAGAGCAACAAGCCACACAGCCAAGGAGGCAGCTCCTCCTTGGCTGAGGACGGTGAAGAGCTCATCACCAAGAAATACCAAGAAAAGGGGTCAGGGGGCGGAGACATGTCAGCCCCCTCACCACAGAAAGCATGTGGTGTGAACGGGAGCACAGCACGATACTGCTCTGATGACTCTGAGATGGAGGTCTGCAG gatCTGCCACTGTGAGGGGGATGATGAGTGCCCTCTGATAATGCCTTGTCGCTGCACAGGGAGCCTGAGTTTTGTGCACCAGACCTGTCTCAACCAGTGGATCAAATCCTCTGACACGCGCTGCTGTGAACTCTGCAAGTTTGACTTCGTCATGGAGACGAAGCTCAAACCTTTACGTAAG TGGGAGAGGCTACACATGTCCAAGAGTGAGTGGAGGAAGATCTTCTGTTCCGTGTTATTTCACCTGATAGCAATAGCGTGTATGTTGTGGTCGATCTACATTCTCGTCAAGAGAACAGCAGAAGAGATCAGACTCGGAAAGAACG AGGAATTATGGAGAGTTTCTCTTCTGAAGTACTCGAAGTCTGACG GCGTGCTGGAGTGGCCCTTTTGGACCAAGCTGATTGTGGTGGCCATTGGCTTCACAGGCGGACTCATCTTCATGTACATCCAGTGTAAAGTGTACCTGCAGCTGTGGCGCCGCCTCAAGGCCTTCAACCGCATCATCACAGTGCAGAACTGCCCCGAGAAAGGCCTGCATGTTTCTCAGGCTCAGCCCAACACCCTGACAAACGGCAGGCATGAAAATGTGGAGGTTCCTGTCAGCGCGGCACCCTCCGTGGCTCCTGAGCAGACGGACTCAGACATGTCAGTGGAGGCAGCGGCGTCACCGGATCAAAACCCAGTCTGA
- the marchf1 gene encoding uncharacterized protein marchf1 isoform X2: MPIQQITVVPAKESASSSKSSSRSKDKTEGRKGPGRSGSRSSNISKASNSTTGLATASRTSITPSSQDICSSGQPTLVEDVSESQEHNQQSQNTVMTVASANLGSSAQAQKKQVKRRHRRKRSSCTALEGVETIAKQEQTDRSDVSSDRSERGEKRERPSKNQRELQPRLRSTRPPHSDSSSEEDSWREARSWSKEKARRVRRRSGSSRERDEGDRGKGREDKSDVMELQSMGSDEGKENQPLVEEGGGLKKRHSSRATLKTDFSSRERSQSREKGKSNKPHSQGGSSSLAEDGEELITKKYQEKGSGGGDMSAPSPQKACGVNGSTARYCSDDSEMEVCRICHCEGDDECPLIMPCRCTGSLSFVHQTCLNQWIKSSDTRCCELCKFDFVMETKLKPLRKWERLHMSKSEWRKIFCSVLFHLIAIACMLWSIYILVKRTAEEIRLGKNGVLEWPFWTKLIVVAIGFTGGLIFMYIQCKVYLQLWRRLKAFNRIITVQNCPEKGLHVSQAQPNTLTNGRHENVEVPVSAAPSVAPEQTDSDMSVEAAASPDQNPV; this comes from the exons GGGAGGAAGGGCCCCGGGCGCTCAGGGAGTCGATCCAGCAACATCTCCAAG GCCAGCAACTCTACAACGGGATTAGCTACGGCCTCCAGAACATCAATCACCCCGTCATCCCAGGACATATGCAG ttctGGCCAGCCGACCCTTGTAGAGGATGTTTCTGAGTCGCAAGAACACAACCAGCAATCACAAAACACAGTGATGACAGTTGCCAGCGCAAATCTGGGCTCCTCAGCCCAGGCCCAGAAGAAGCAGGTGAAGCGCCGTCACCGCCGCAAGAGGAGCAGCTGTACTGCCCTCGAAGGCGTGGAAACCATTGCCAAACAGGAGCAGACTGATCGCAGTGATGTCAGCTCCGACCGCAGTGAAAGGGGGGAGAAGAGGGAGCGGCCCTCCAAGAACCAGAGAGAGCTCCAACCTCGCCTGCGCTCCACAAGACCCCCCCATTCCGACTCCAGCTCTGAGGAGGATTCATGGCGTGAGGCCCGCAGCTGGAGCAAAGAGAAAGCCAGGAGAGTGCGCCGCCGCAGCGGGAGCAGTCGAGAAAGGGACGAGGGGGATAGGGGCAAAGGGAGAGAAGACAAATCAGATGTCATGGAGCTGCAGTCCATGGGTTCCGATGAAGGGAAGGAGAACCAACCTCTGGTGGAGGAGGGCGGAGGCCTTAAGAAGCGGCACAGCAGCAGGGCCACGCTAAAGACAGACTTTTCATCCAGAGAACGCTCGCAGAGCAGAGAAAAGGGGAAGAGCAACAAGCCACACAGCCAAGGAGGCAGCTCCTCCTTGGCTGAGGACGGTGAAGAGCTCATCACCAAGAAATACCAAGAAAAGGGGTCAGGGGGCGGAGACATGTCAGCCCCCTCACCACAGAAAGCATGTGGTGTGAACGGGAGCACAGCACGATACTGCTCTGATGACTCTGAGATGGAGGTCTGCAG gatCTGCCACTGTGAGGGGGATGATGAGTGCCCTCTGATAATGCCTTGTCGCTGCACAGGGAGCCTGAGTTTTGTGCACCAGACCTGTCTCAACCAGTGGATCAAATCCTCTGACACGCGCTGCTGTGAACTCTGCAAGTTTGACTTCGTCATGGAGACGAAGCTCAAACCTTTACGTAAG TGGGAGAGGCTACACATGTCCAAGAGTGAGTGGAGGAAGATCTTCTGTTCCGTGTTATTTCACCTGATAGCAATAGCGTGTATGTTGTGGTCGATCTACATTCTCGTCAAGAGAACAGCAGAAGAGATCAGACTCGGAAAGAACG GCGTGCTGGAGTGGCCCTTTTGGACCAAGCTGATTGTGGTGGCCATTGGCTTCACAGGCGGACTCATCTTCATGTACATCCAGTGTAAAGTGTACCTGCAGCTGTGGCGCCGCCTCAAGGCCTTCAACCGCATCATCACAGTGCAGAACTGCCCCGAGAAAGGCCTGCATGTTTCTCAGGCTCAGCCCAACACCCTGACAAACGGCAGGCATGAAAATGTGGAGGTTCCTGTCAGCGCGGCACCCTCCGTGGCTCCTGAGCAGACGGACTCAGACATGTCAGTGGAGGCAGCGGCGTCACCGGATCAAAACCCAGTCTGA
- the tma16 gene encoding translation machinery-associated protein 16 — MKPRAQKGKAAEKVVHPYSRKAAYLAREEIRLKKKDRQRNDKATRLSSIGEKLLWFQEQLDPEKTAYTRKDACDIIERHLQRFDSELEQIELMNGIKGRQGRLHGAREAVIKQTVERERAQYEGIGFEIPDIINAKHLKTFREWTGDLKKLPNIKLRKVSKKDLDTKTEEEEKQNIEEDEDDLDDLDEEQLDDNVLMSD, encoded by the exons ATGAAGCCGAGAGCTCAGAAAGGAAAAGCGGCGGAGAAGGTTGTTCACCCGTACAGCAGGAAAGCTGCTTACCTCGCCCGAGAAGAAATCAGACTGAAGAAGAAAGATAg ACAGAGGAACGACAAAGCAACACGTCTAAGCAGCATCG GTGAgaagctgttgtggtttcaGGAACAGCTGGATCCAGAAAAAACAGCTTACACAAGGAAAGATGCCTGTGACATCATTGAAAG gcacCTCCAAAGGTTTGATTCTGAACTTGAGCAGATTGAGCTGATGAACGGGATCAAAGGTCGACAGGGTCGTCTCCATGGTGCCAGAGAAGCTGTCATCAAACAGACCGTCGAGCGAGAGCGTGCGCAATATGAGGGCATAGGATTTG aGATCCCAGACATTATCAAtgcaaaacatctgaaaacattcAG GGAATGGACTGGTGATTTGAAGAAACTTCCAAATATCAAACTGCGAAAGGTTTCTAAAAAAGATTTGGACACAaagactgaagaggaggagaaacagaacaTCGAAGAGGACGAAGATGACTTGGATGACTTGGATGAAGAGCAGCTGGACGACAATGTGCTGATGTCAGACTGA
- the tmem154 gene encoding transmembrane protein 154, with translation MSALRPCNMRGPRLKTLMFLLLLLLTALTRTGLCQDEDGSEEDVTQDETGDLGSVVDGDTETSDPADPDATSSPENPTTVKTDGNPTDEEPEGSGEETPEEIHDPDGTFPPTEDEILNPIIILIPVVLAVVIIGMIVCSIFIKRRWNNKARNQELRKEDPYLDGPSTEKVPMPMFEEDVPSVLELEMEELEWMKKDGDTAEDSKQA, from the exons ATGTCTGCTTTGCGGCCTTGTAACATGAGAGGCCCCCGGCTGAAGACCcttatgtttcttcttcttctgctgctgaccGCTCTGACACGCACAG gGTTGTGTCAAGATGAAGATGGTTCAGAAGAAGATGTGACACAAGATGAGACAGGTGACCTAGGCTCAGTTGTGGATGGTGACACAGAAACCTCAG ACCCAGCTGATCCTGATGCCACCTCGTCACCGGAAAACCCCACTACAGTGAAAACAG ATGGAAACCCCACAGATGAAGAACCTGAAGGCTCAGGAGAAG AAACACCGGAGGAAATCCACGATCCAGATGGAACCTTCCCACCAACAGAGGATGAGATTTTGAATCCCATCATCATCCTGATCCCTGTGGTGCTGGCGGTCGTCATTATCGGCATGATAGTCTGCAGTATTTTCATCAAGCGCAGGTGGAACAACAAAGCCAGAAATCAAG AGCTGAGGAAAGAGGATCCATATTTGGATGGTCCCAGTACAGAAAAGGTGCCAAT GCCCATGTTTGAAGAGGATGTCCCCTCAGTCCTGGAGTTAGAGATGGAAGAGTTGGAGTGGATGAAAAAGGATG gtGACACTGCAGAGGACTCTAAACAAGCATGA